The segment CATTTCGACCCGCCCATGCGCATCATGGCGCCGCCCTTTCCTCGAATTCGCGCCGCAGGATGCCATATATTTCGGCATCTTCGAAGACATTAAACCGCAGGTAGTGTTCACGCTGGCGCCCTTCATGGCGCATGCCCACCTTGATCAGGATGCGGCCCGAGGCCGGGTTGTTGCTGAAATGGGCGGCGAAGATACGATGTAGATCGAGGTGTTGGAAGCCGTGTGCCACCACCGCCTCCGCGGCCTCGGTCCCATACCCTCGCCCCCAGTATGGCTCGCCCAGCCAGTAGCCGAGTTGCGCGTGGCGGTACGCCGGCTCCAGCATGAGCCCGATCGACCCGATCAGTTCCTGGGACGCCCGGAGTTCGATGGCGAAGTTGGTGAGCCGGCCGGCGAGGTAATCTTCCTCCTGATGACGAATCCAGCTCTCCGCTTGGCCCTCGTTGTACGGATAAGGGAGAAACGTCGTTCGCGCGACGGCTTCATTGCCCGCCAGTCGCTGTAGACGCGAGGCATCGTTGGCTCGGAAGGACCGTAATGTAAGGCGTTCCGTTTTGAGTACGGGGTGATCCCGCATAGGGCCGGTCGATAGGTGAAAAGGAGTCAGTCGGTGCGCATGCCGTTGACCTGCCATCGCATAAGCACGCCCCCCAATAATCCGATCGCCACGAAAACGCATACGCCGACGTGTGCAATGACCGAAAAGCGCGTTAGATATGCAAGACCGAAAACCATGGCCCCGCTACAGCCCCAGCGGGAAAAGAGCAGGCGCCCAGCGCCGCGGTGCGCGGGATCAAGAGCAGGATCCCTGCCGTTACTTGCCCAGCCCCATTCATCGGCAATAAAGCCGGATTGATACCATGCCTCTAAGGATTACCCGATGGACTGTCAGGCGAGGTCAGGGAGAACCCGTTGCCCATGATCCTGGGCAGCCGCGACGGCAAAAGGCGGCGACCAGCAGCGGCCTGGACAGAATCGCCAACCGTTGCCAGCCGGCATTTCTCGTGATACGGTGTGATTTTGAATACGTAAATGGGTATCCTTGCCTTTCCGCGCATGCTGTTCTGACTCACTCGGTTTTATTTCTGTACGTACCCCTATGTTCGTCGGTCATTATGCCGTTAGCCTCGCTCTGAAGAGCAAGGGCAAAAAGGCTTCGTTAGGCGTCCTATTCCTGGCCGTTCAGTTTCT is part of the Rhodothermales bacterium genome and harbors:
- a CDS encoding GNAT family N-acetyltransferase is translated as MRDHPVLKTERLTLRSFRANDASRLQRLAGNEAVARTTFLPYPYNEGQAESWIRHQEEDYLAGRLTNFAIELRASQELIGSIGLMLEPAYRHAQLGYWLGEPYWGRGYGTEAAEAVVAHGFQHLDLHRIFAAHFSNNPASGRILIKVGMRHEGRQREHYLRFNVFEDAEIYGILRREFEERAAP